A single genomic interval of Corvus cornix cornix isolate S_Up_H32 chromosome 1, ASM73873v5, whole genome shotgun sequence harbors:
- the STARD10 gene encoding START domain-containing protein 10, translating into MSGHDGGMSGRDSVQIPDDRDFGAFRAQCESESGWSLTYSKGGVGVWVQLLEPERALHKIKCRMECRDVPAETLYDVLHDIEYRKKWDTNVIETFDIGRLTANSDVGYYAWRCPKPLKNRDVVTLRSWLPMGSDYIIMNYSVKHPKYPPRKDMVRAVSIQTGYLIEGTGAKSCTITYLAQVDPKGSLPKWVVNKSSQFLAPKAMKKMYKACLKYPEWKQKHDPHFKPWLFPEQSRLPALALSELSLQHADSLENIDESSLAESKEDRGEGSDEDSLT; encoded by the exons ATGTCGGGTCACGACGGCGGCATGTCGGGTCGCGACAGCGTGCAGATCCCCGACGACCGGGACTTCGGGGCGTTCCGGGCGCAGTGCGAGTCGGAGAGCGGCTGGAGCCTCACTTACAGCAAGGGCGGGGTGGGGGTCtgggtgcagctgctggagcccgAGCGCGCCCTCCACAAGATCAAG TGCAGGATGGAGTGCAGGGACGTGCCGGCGGAGACGCTGTACGACGTGCTCCATGACATCGAGTACCGCAAGAAGTGGGACACCAATGTCATCGAGACCTTTGACATCGGGAGGCTGACGGCCAACTCCGATGTGGGCTACTACGCCT GGAGATGTCCCAAGCCCCTGAAGAACCGGGATGTGGTCACACTCCGCTCCTGGCTGCCCATGGGCTCTGACTACATCATCATGAACTACTCTGTCAAGCATCCT AAGTACCCCCCCCGCAAGGACATGGTGCGGGCAGTCTCCATCCAGACAGGCTACCTGATCGAGGGGACGGGTGCCAAGAGCTGCACCATCACCTACCTGGCGCAGGTGGACCCCAAAG gtTCTTTACCAAAGTGGGTGGTGAACAAATCCTCCCAGTTCCTGGCCCCCAAG GCAATGAAGAAGATGTACAAGGCATGCCTCAAGTATCCTGAGTGGAAGCAGAAGCATGATCCTCACTTCAAGCCCTGGCTGTTCCCGGAGCAGAGCCgactcccagccctggcactctCCGAGCTCTCCCTCCAGCACGCGGATTCCCTGGAAAACATTGATGAGAGCTCCCTGGCTGAGAGCAAGGAGGACCGTGGCGAGGGCAGTGACGAGGACAGCCTGACCTGA